The Fimbriimonadaceae bacterium nucleotide sequence AAGGACAACGTCTGGCCGCATGCTACGGCCTTGAAACGTCCCGTAAACAACGGTCTGTAGGTCCGCAACTCTGCCTCCAGAGTAGAAGGAGATGTTGTAAGTCACAACCCGGAGTTGTGCAGATGCAATGTTGGCGCTTATTGCCGCTAAGGCAAGCAAAAGGGTCGTGCTTCGGGTCACGTCGGCGGATTCTACCGTTGCGGAAGCAGGCGGCTAAGACTTAAGGTTACAGAGAAGAAAAGTTAGGCTGGGTGATCCTCTGCACTTCTCACGAGAGATCCAGCGTGAACAGCAAGGTTAGGAATAAATTCTTACCTCGTAAACCTGCCAAAGTCGGTTCGGTCGCCTAACCTGTCCTAGACATCGCCCACGTTCGTTCCGTAAACTGTCCTCCGGCATTTGGCGGACCCGCGAATTGCCTTGAAGGTCGACCTCTAATGAGAATTTCCTCGACATTACGCCTTGGAGCCCTCTCTGGCCTCGCGCTGGTCTCGGTTCTCTCCCACGCCCAAAAGTACTCACCGGCCGAGCTTCGCGAGATGGAGCTCGAGCGTGAGGATATGCCCTACATGCCGATGCCCTTCAAGGTCACGACTCCGCCCAGGATCGTGTCGGCCGGCGGCTTCACCAGCATCCAGGTCAACGTCGACAACAACGGCATGAACATCGTCAACGACGCGGCCAACGAGCCCTCGATGGCGATCAATCCGCTGAACCCGAGCCAGATCACGGTCGGCTGGCGCCAGTTCGACAACATCCAATCGAACTTCCGCCAAGGCGGCTACGGTTGGAGCAGCGACGGGGGCGCGACTTGGCGCTCGAGCAAGATCGAACCAGGGATCTTCCGTAGCGACCCCGTCCTGGACGACACTCCGAGCGGAGACTTCCAGTACAACAGCCTTCTCACCACGTTCTTCACGGACCAGTTCGGCTCCACCAACGGGGGCGCCACGTGGACCAAGCTTGGCCCCGCCACCGGCGGCGACAAGAACTGGATGATCGTCGACAGCGTCCCGGGGAGCCCCGGCAACGGGTTTGCCTACCAGATCTGGTCCACGGCGGGCAACAACTATGGCGGCCGCCAGTTCAGCCGGTCCACCAACGGGGGCAGCGTCTGGAACAACCCGATCAACTTGCCGAACCAGCCTGTCTGGGGAACGCTCGACGTCGCCAGCAACGGCGACCTCTATATCTGCGGTTGCGACTTCGGCTCGACGTTCTACTTCTTGAAGTCCACGAACGCCAAGAACAGCGCCGTCACCCCGACCTTCACCTCGACGACCGTCAACATGGGCGGTTCGATCCAATACGGCATCCCGATCAACCCGGACGGCCTCGGCGGCCAGGTGTGGATCGCGGTCGACCGCTCCGGCGGCCCGACCAACGGCTATATCTACATGCTCGCCTCGGTCCGGCGCAACACCAGCAACCCGCTTGACGTGATGTTCACGCGGAGCACGAACGGGGGCACGACATGGTCCGCCCCGGTCAAGGTCAACGACGACGCGGCCAACGGCGGCAAGTACCACTGGTTCGGAACCCTGGCGGTCGCCCCGAACGGCCGCATCGATATCATCTGGTACGACACTCGCAACAGCCCGAACAACACCCAGAGCGAAGTCCGCTATACGTCATCGACCGACGGCGGCCTCACCTTCGCGCCGAGCACCGTGGTCAGCCCGATGTTCACCCAAGGACTCGGTTATCCGCAGCAGAACAAGCTTGGCGACTACATCGCCATGGTCAGCGACAACACGGGTGCGAGCATCGCTTACGCCGCCACCTTCAACGGGGAGCAGGACGTTTACTACCTTCGCGTCCCGACGGCGGTGCCGACCGAGGTCTTGCCGCGGTCGTTCAGCCTCTTCCGCGGCGCGCTCGTCAGCGGCACGCTGCCTGACCTTTTCCAGGCCGACTCGAACTATGTGGTCGTGAGGCCGGGCATCGTGGTCAATCCGGCCGAGCGCCCCGTCCAGGTCGTCATCGAAGGCGCCTCGCCCTCGAACACCCCGTCCGCGCTCCAGTTCAAGTTGGTGGCGAAGACGACCACCTCGAGCGTCCGGCAAGACATCGAGCTCTTCAACTTCCAGACCAACGCCTACGAGATGCTCGACCAGCGACAGAGCACCACGAGCGACCAGACGGTGACCGTGACGGCCGCAGGCAACCTGGGTCGGTTCGTCGCCGGCGACGGCACGCTCCGGGCCAAGGTTGGCTATGTGGCCAACGCTCCGACCCCGGCGCTTTGGCAAGCCTCGCTGAACCAGACGGTCTGGACCGTCACCCCGTAACCCCTGTTCCCTAATAGAGACAGAGGACGCAAGGCGGCCCGCTCAGGACTTGAGCGGGCCGCTTCGCTTCGCCGGTCCCTGGCGCGCCTACCAAACGTAGCGGCGTCGGGGCGAGGCTGCGGGAACCGGCGAAGGAACGGTGGCGACCACCGGCTCGCTCCCGGCTAGGGAAGGATGTCCGTCGGCCAAGGGCGGAGCCTGGCCCTCGCCGATCACCCACTTGTCCTTTGAGAGCCCGATCACGATCGGCCCGAGGAGGCCGAGGATCCCAGTAGCGGCCAACCAGGGGGAAAGCGCCTTGCTCTTCGCCCAGGCGGCCAAGCCGGAAAACCACATGACGAGGCTCGCGACCGCCCCGAGCAGTCCGAGGCTCAGCATCACGAGGGCGCCCGTCCCTCCGTTCTGCGGCAAGAATAGGGTCAGGCCGTTCAAACCAACGTTAAGCACGATCGCCCCGACGATCAACTTGACCGCCTTCTGGCTCAGGGCTTTCTTTTCTGCGTAGCTGCCCATACGCAGGATGTGTTCCATCCTGGCCGACATTTGTTTACGGCATCTGCACGGGCTTAACGGAAGGTCTCTATGGCAGAACTTCCGGCTTTTCCTTCTGCGGCTAGAATCGGGCGTGCTTGGTGAGACTGAAGGTTGGAAGCCCCTCGACCCGCGGGTGAAACAGCTTTGGATCGTCCAGTCCATGATCTCGGCCGTTATCCTGCCCCTCGTCGCGTTCGTCTTGGACACGTTCCTGCGCAAGGAGGTCGAGGGCTATCGGGTGCCGTTCGGGGTCTTGCCCTTGGCCGTGCTGCTGGTCTCCGTTCCGCTGGGCATCTGGCTCGTCTCCGCGGGCTACAACAATTGGCGCTACGTTCTCCGTGACCACGACCTCGTGGTCGCCCACGGCATTTTCTGGAAGACCAGGCGCTACATTTCCCGGCCCCGGATCCAACACCTCGACGTGACGGCGGGGCCGATCGCCCGGGGGCTTGGCATTGAGCACGTGAACGTCTATGTCGGGGGGCACACGGGTCCGGTGGCCAGTATCCCCGGACTCGGCCCCCGCGAGGTCGAAGAGCTTCGGAGGACGCTGGTGAGGGTGGAGACCCCGCCGCCCCCTGTCGTGGGCGACCGTCTATGAGGCCGCCCGAGTTCCGACGCCTGCACCCGGGCACCATCGCCGTTGGCGTCGTCAACGTCCTCGCCCGCTTCATCTATGCGATCGCGATCTTCGTGGTGGTCTCCCTCACCGGGGGAAGAGGGGACAGCCTCGACATGTTTGTCAGCCTCGCGGGCGGCTTCGCCGTGGTCGTCTCGATCGTCCGCTACCTGACCTTCCAGTTCGCGGTCTACGAGGGGAAGCTCGTCATCAGGGAAGGGCTCATCGTCCGGACCGAACGGACCATCCCCATCGACCGCATCCAAAACATCAACCTCACCCGGAACGTCGTGCACCGCATGCTCGGCCTCGTAGACTTCCAGATCCAGACCGCGGCGGGCACCGGTGTCGAGGCCAGCCTCAATGCCCTGGGCGAGGAAGAAGCGGGGCGCCTTCAGGAAGAGCTCGGCGGGGCCAAGCCCAGCCACGCCAGCCTCAAGCCGGTCTGGCTCCGCGAAGACCAGCCGCTCTACGCCGCCCATGCCCGCGAGCTGTTCCTGCTCGGCGCGACCTCGAACCGCGCCATGGCGATCATCGGGACGGCGCTGGGCCTCACCTATATCCCCTCCGTGCGCGACCGCCTCTTCAGCGGCCGGCTCATCGAGAACGTGGTGGGGTCGCCTCTCCAGGGATGGGTCTTGCTCTCGGCGGTGCTGTTGCTCGCCGGTTGGCTGCTCTCCATCGGCACTGCTTTCGTGAACTACTGGGACTTCCACTTGGCCCTCGAAGACGGCCGGTTGCGACGTACTTACGGTCTCTTCAAGCAGATCGAGAACGTCATTCCCCTGCGACGCGTGCAGATCGTCCGCATTGTCGAAGGGCCGATCCAGAGGCTGCTGAAGCTGGCTAGGGCCTACGTCGAGACCGCGGGCGGCATGGGGATCGAGAACAAAGAGCACGGTCGCGAGCACGACTCGCACGCCCCGCTCGTGCCGCTGCTCGGGCTAGACGCATTGGAAGGCTTGGTGCCTCGGTTCGTGCCCTCGGCCGCGTTCCCCGTGGTCCAATGGCACCGCATCGCGACCGCGACCGTCTGGCGTTCTGTACGATTTTGGGTGGTTCCCGCCCTTGCTTTCACGGCCCTC carries:
- a CDS encoding exo-alpha-sialidase; translation: MRISSTLRLGALSGLALVSVLSHAQKYSPAELREMELEREDMPYMPMPFKVTTPPRIVSAGGFTSIQVNVDNNGMNIVNDAANEPSMAINPLNPSQITVGWRQFDNIQSNFRQGGYGWSSDGGATWRSSKIEPGIFRSDPVLDDTPSGDFQYNSLLTTFFTDQFGSTNGGATWTKLGPATGGDKNWMIVDSVPGSPGNGFAYQIWSTAGNNYGGRQFSRSTNGGSVWNNPINLPNQPVWGTLDVASNGDLYICGCDFGSTFYFLKSTNAKNSAVTPTFTSTTVNMGGSIQYGIPINPDGLGGQVWIAVDRSGGPTNGYIYMLASVRRNTSNPLDVMFTRSTNGGTTWSAPVKVNDDAANGGKYHWFGTLAVAPNGRIDIIWYDTRNSPNNTQSEVRYTSSTDGGLTFAPSTVVSPMFTQGLGYPQQNKLGDYIAMVSDNTGASIAYAATFNGEQDVYYLRVPTAVPTEVLPRSFSLFRGALVSGTLPDLFQADSNYVVVRPGIVVNPAERPVQVVIEGASPSNTPSALQFKLVAKTTTSSVRQDIELFNFQTNAYEMLDQRQSTTSDQTVTVTAAGNLGRFVAGDGTLRAKVGYVANAPTPALWQASLNQTVWTVTP
- a CDS encoding PH domain-containing protein codes for the protein MLGETEGWKPLDPRVKQLWIVQSMISAVILPLVAFVLDTFLRKEVEGYRVPFGVLPLAVLLVSVPLGIWLVSAGYNNWRYVLRDHDLVVAHGIFWKTRRYISRPRIQHLDVTAGPIARGLGIEHVNVYVGGHTGPVASIPGLGPREVEELRRTLVRVETPPPPVVGDRL
- a CDS encoding PH domain-containing protein, with the protein product MRPPEFRRLHPGTIAVGVVNVLARFIYAIAIFVVVSLTGGRGDSLDMFVSLAGGFAVVVSIVRYLTFQFAVYEGKLVIREGLIVRTERTIPIDRIQNINLTRNVVHRMLGLVDFQIQTAAGTGVEASLNALGEEEAGRLQEELGGAKPSHASLKPVWLREDQPLYAAHARELFLLGATSNRAMAIIGTALGLTYIPSVRDRLFSGRLIENVVGSPLQGWVLLSAVLLLAGWLLSIGTAFVNYWDFHLALEDGRLRRTYGLFKQIENVIPLRRVQIVRIVEGPIQRLLKLARAYVETAGGMGIENKEHGREHDSHAPLVPLLGLDALEGLVPRFVPSAAFPVVQWHRIATATVWRSVRFWVVPALAFTALAYWRLGVSGLAVFPALLMWGWVLGRVRLRTCSFSDLETVFVARDGVFTRTTSYVPVQKIQSVRLTQSLSQRAFKLATVTVSTAGGSVHGAQAAVVDLPVETAVTLAESLHGRSLASAHENPDGF